One Cinclus cinclus chromosome 24, bCinCin1.1, whole genome shotgun sequence genomic window, ggcagctgctggcccacattgccctgcccagctcaaaGCCCAGGAGCCACCCCCGCCATGTCCCAGCCTCTCTGTATCTTCACAAGAccttctctcccctgccctgtcccagcacaagcagctcccagccctgggacagccctgacAGCCCCTGTCAGCTGAGACCTACAGCCAGGAAAGAGCTGGTCTTGAGcaagctgcaggaggagaagctCTAGAAGGaggacaaggaggaggaggagggggggcTTCCCACTCACCTGtttcctgaggaagaggaggaagaggtgaGAGAGAGAAGTGGATGAGAGTGTAGGGACTTGGTGTGCCTTTTATAGCagtcctgcactgccccaggccCTGAGGCACCTCAGTGGAAGTCATAATTTTGTGTCCAGCTCATGTCAAATGTACACCATCCCAGCTAATGGTAGGGGCTGTGTCCTGGTTTCCTGCACTGTGGCCTCTATTTCCTGGCTTCTGCCGTGTGCGTTCCTACCTGAAGACTTTGGTAAGTGCCAGGATGAGAGGCCCAAgaattttcaggaaagaaacaatTTCAGAGTAGGCAGAATGCTGGGATCACGGTCTGGTGGCATTCCATGCAGGCACATGACATGAACCTGTGTCATTCCTGTGGGTGTGTATATGGCAAAATGTCAGGGCATCCCTCTCATTCTTCTTCTCCACCTGCCCATCTCTCCCTTCCTATGCAAGCACATGTATACTGGAAAAAGATAAACATGATGCCATTCTGCTCTCTGGAGGTGAGGGCTGGCAGTTTGCCTGGAAGCAGGGCTTCCTCCTATGTTGCGATTGACCAAAAAGACAAATTTGGAAATGCGGCTGCAGGAACAGGCTCTATGAGAAGAGTCCAGTGGCTCCTGCCACGTCTGACTGAGTCAGTTCCAAGTGTGTCCCAAGGGCACTCAGCACTGCCCAACACAAAGCACATTTGTCacgctgctgctgcctgtgtgaaAGTGGATTTTGTTGGCAATGGTATGGGCTGGAAAGAAGCTTCAAGGCCATTTCATTCCACTGCTCCTACCCTGAGAACATGGGCACTGATGCCACGCACTGAACCAGTTTGCTCAAAGCTGTGTCCAAGCAGGTCATGCCCAATTCCGGGTTTGAGGCATCCGGAAGGTTTCTGGGCAATTCAATGCaaggcctcagcaccctcagagAGAGGAACATCTTTGTCAGCTCCAAGGGAAAGGGATCCAAGAAAAATGCACTACAGGGATTTCAAGGCTCTTCTTCCTCAACACATTTACACATGACCAAGCGGAAAGAGCTGTcacagaaagatggagaaatcaGAGGCCGAGGTTTGAATGCAAAAGCAACTTTATTGAGCCCAAAGAAGAACAGACGGAGGCTGCcggagggcagcaggagcagctacTAAGATGCAGTGGGGATGTCTGACGTCCTGGCCTGCCAAGGGAAGGAGGTCAACATGTTTGACTAGGCTGGCATTGAGTGGTGGGGACCGGAAAggaatggaagaaataaatgagaggaggaagagaggaaggaaacaacAAAATGAGAAGTTCTAAATCCAATGCCTTCAAGTTCCATCTTCATTCCAGCACCGTTATCTGAAGTCGTGGAGGTTCTTGCCCAAGGATGTTGGCGGCAGCATCTTTAGCAGGGACGACAACATCTTTCACCATAACCACGGGTGATGCAGGAGATGTCAAAGCCCCCGGAGCTGATGGGCACTCCGTCAcagctgaggatgctgccaACGGCCGCGGAGGTGGAGGATCCCACCACGGtgttctgtgggaaggagctgaggatggggccaggcagggtcaccagcACAGCGGGCGGCTCAATGACGACGGTGGagctctggcactgcctgacacagcactcattgcagctgttggccagcgggcaggggccgcagggctggcagcaagggttgcagggctggcactgctggcacttCTCAGGGCAGGACATGTCTGGAGCCTGGCGCTGCAGCTGGCACACggggcagggaggaagcagAGCACATGCACACCTGAGACACAGCCCGCAAGGCACCCCAAACAAGACAAGGCCCTGCTGCCTGCCGAGCTCCAGGCCGTGCTGGCCCAAACTGGGGATCCTTTGCCCGAGCCCAGCACggtcctgcagagctcagccggGCCCAGCCGTGCTCCCGCCTGGACTGTGTTAAAATCAGCACCGCAGCCCATTCTCAGCCTCTGGCCACAACACACGAGCTCCCCTCTGCCCACACCACC contains:
- the LOC134053243 gene encoding feather keratin Cos1-1/Cos1-3/Cos2-1-like — encoded protein: MSCPEKCQQCQPCNPCCQPCGPCPLANSCNECCVRQCQSSTVVIEPPAVLVTLPGPILSSFPQNTVVGSSTSAAVGSILSCDGVPISSGGFDISCITRGYGERCCRPC